In Pseudomonas fluorescens, the following are encoded in one genomic region:
- a CDS encoding ABC transporter substrate-binding protein: MLKHAVIPFLVGASLLASAPFAQAATNLVFCSEGSPAGFDPGQYTTGTDFDASAETMFNRLTQFERGGTAVVPGLATKWDVSDDGLTYTFHLREGVKFHTTPYFKPTREFNADDVLFTFNRMINKDDPFRKAYPTEFPYFTDMGMDTNITKIDKVDDHTVKFTLKDVDAAFIQNMAMSFASIQSAEYAAQLLKEGKTADINQKPIGTGPFVFKSYQKDSNIRYTGNKDYWKPDDVKIDNLIFAITTDPSVRIQKLKKNECQVTLFPRPADLKALKEDKDLKLPDQAGFNLGYIAYNVMPKVKGQTDANPLADLKVRQAMDMAVNKQQIIDSVYQGAGQLAVNAMPPTQWSYDTTIKDAPYNPEKAKELLKEAGVKDGTEIVLWAMPVQRPYNPNAKLMAEMLQSDWSKIGLKVKIQSYEWGEYIKRSKGGENQAMLIGWSGDNGDPDNWLNVLFGCDSLEGNNFSKWCDKKFDDIVKQAKRTSDQSKRTELYKQAQHVLKDAVPMTPIAHSTVFQPMRANVQDFKISPFGLNSFYGVSVSK; this comes from the coding sequence ATGCTTAAACACGCGGTCATTCCGTTCTTAGTTGGCGCAAGCTTGTTAGCCAGCGCACCGTTCGCCCAAGCAGCGACTAACCTGGTGTTCTGCTCCGAAGGGAGCCCGGCCGGTTTCGATCCAGGTCAATACACCACCGGAACCGACTTCGACGCCTCTGCAGAAACCATGTTCAACCGCCTCACCCAGTTCGAACGCGGCGGCACCGCCGTGGTTCCTGGGCTGGCGACCAAGTGGGACGTTTCCGATGACGGCCTGACTTACACCTTCCACCTGCGTGAAGGCGTCAAGTTCCATACCACGCCGTATTTCAAGCCAACTCGTGAGTTCAACGCCGACGACGTGCTGTTCACCTTTAATCGCATGATTAACAAGGATGACCCGTTCCGCAAAGCGTACCCGACCGAATTCCCGTACTTCACCGACATGGGGATGGATACCAACATCACCAAGATCGATAAAGTCGACGACCACACGGTCAAGTTCACCCTCAAAGACGTTGATGCCGCGTTCATCCAGAACATGGCCATGAGTTTCGCCTCGATCCAGTCCGCCGAGTACGCTGCCCAGCTGCTCAAGGAAGGCAAGACTGCCGACATCAACCAGAAGCCGATCGGCACCGGCCCGTTCGTGTTCAAGAGCTACCAGAAAGACTCCAACATCCGCTACACCGGGAACAAGGACTACTGGAAGCCTGACGACGTGAAGATCGACAACCTGATCTTCGCCATCACCACCGACCCGTCGGTACGTATCCAGAAGCTGAAGAAGAACGAGTGCCAGGTCACCCTGTTCCCTCGTCCGGCTGACCTGAAGGCGCTGAAGGAAGACAAGGACCTGAAACTGCCTGACCAGGCCGGTTTCAACCTGGGCTACATCGCCTACAACGTGATGCCCAAGGTCAAGGGTCAAACCGATGCGAACCCGCTGGCTGACCTGAAGGTGCGTCAGGCAATGGACATGGCGGTCAACAAGCAACAGATCATCGACTCCGTGTACCAGGGCGCCGGCCAACTGGCCGTCAACGCCATGCCGCCGACCCAGTGGTCCTACGACACCACCATCAAGGATGCGCCGTACAACCCTGAGAAAGCCAAGGAGCTGCTCAAGGAAGCCGGCGTCAAAGATGGCACCGAGATCGTTCTGTGGGCGATGCCGGTACAGCGCCCATACAACCCGAACGCCAAGCTGATGGCAGAAATGCTGCAGTCCGACTGGTCCAAGATCGGCCTCAAGGTCAAGATCCAGAGCTACGAGTGGGGCGAGTACATCAAGCGCTCCAAAGGTGGCGAGAACCAGGCGATGCTGATTGGCTGGAGCGGTGACAATGGTGATCCGGACAACTGGCTGAACGTGCTGTTCGGCTGCGACTCGCTGGAAGGCAACAACTTCTCCAAATGGTGCGACAAGAAGTTTGACGACATCGTCAAGCAAGCCAAGCGCACTTCAGACCAAAGCAAGCGCACCGAGCTCTACAAACAAGCGCAACACGTCCTCAAAGATGCTGTGCCTATGACACCTATCGCTCACTCGACGGTGTTCCAACCCATGCGCGCCAACGTGCAGGACTTCAAGATCAGCCCATTTGGCTTGAACTCCTTCTACGGCGTCAGCGTCAGCAAATAA
- a CDS encoding SIMPL domain-containing protein (The SIMPL domain is named for its presence in mouse protein SIMPL (signalling molecule that associates with mouse pelle-like kinase). Bacterial member BP26, from Brucella, was shown to assemble into a channel-like structure, while YggE from E. coli has been associated with resistance to oxidative stress.), translating into MHTFRRSAALLALGVGTVASLPAMAADELHYNQISLRAEVSQEVARDLMIVTLYTEEQNSDPAKLAADVSTTMNKALARAKQVKDITLRQGSRNSYPIYDTKGQKITGWRERAELRLESSDFAALSKLTGELLTDLKMGGMDFAIATPTRKASEDALLKDAVTAFKARAQLATDALGGKSYKIVNLNLNSNGYPQPYLRAPMMMKAAAMDSAPVTPDVEAGTSQVSMTADGSIEVLMP; encoded by the coding sequence ATGCACACATTCCGCCGCAGCGCCGCCCTCCTCGCCCTGGGCGTTGGCACCGTCGCCAGCCTACCGGCCATGGCCGCCGACGAGCTGCATTACAACCAGATTTCCCTGCGCGCCGAAGTCAGTCAGGAAGTGGCCCGCGACCTGATGATCGTGACCCTCTACACCGAAGAACAGAACAGCGACCCGGCTAAACTCGCCGCCGACGTCAGCACCACCATGAACAAGGCGCTGGCCCGGGCCAAGCAAGTCAAGGACATCACCCTGCGCCAGGGCAGCCGCAACAGCTACCCGATCTACGACACCAAGGGCCAGAAAATCACCGGCTGGCGCGAGCGCGCCGAATTGCGCCTGGAAAGCTCGGACTTCGCCGCGCTGTCGAAGCTGACCGGCGAACTGCTCACCGACCTGAAAATGGGCGGCATGGACTTCGCCATCGCCACCCCGACCCGCAAGGCCAGCGAAGACGCCCTACTCAAGGACGCCGTGACCGCCTTCAAGGCCCGCGCCCAGCTTGCGACTGATGCTCTGGGCGGCAAGAGCTACAAAATCGTCAACCTGAACCTCAACAGCAACGGTTATCCACAGCCTTACCTGCGCGCGCCGATGATGATGAAAGCCGCCGCCATGGACAGCGCACCGGTGACGCCGGATGTCGAGGCCGGCACCAGCCAGGTCAGCATGACCGCGGATGGTTCGATTGAAGTGCTGATGCCTTGA
- a CDS encoding ATP-binding protein: MLAPVQITSATRQNLWRLTFIRTLVLAAQAGSVGLAYWLELLPLPWFQLAATLACSMLLCVFTAIRLRTSWPVTELEYAVQLACDLFIHSALLYFSGGSTNPFVSYYLVPLTIAAVTLPWRYSVILSGIALTMYTLLLAQFYPLQTFPIARENLQVYGMWLSFALAAAVITFFAARMAEELRRQEELRAIRREEGLRDEQLLAVATQAAGAAHELGTPLATMSVLLKEMRQDHHDPMLQDDLSVLQDQVKLCKQTLQQLVRAAEANRRLAVEMQDVTDWLDEALNRWHLMRPEASYRFQRLGQGPVPRMAPPPDLTQALLNLLNNAADACPEGLQVTLDWDWENLTISIRDHGAGVPLAIAEQIGKPFFTTKGKGFGLGLFLSKASVTRAGGSVKLYSHEEGGTLTELRLPRVARGDEHE; this comes from the coding sequence ATGCTCGCCCCCGTTCAAATCACTTCCGCCACTCGCCAGAACCTCTGGCGGCTGACGTTCATCCGCACGTTGGTGCTGGCCGCCCAGGCCGGTTCCGTTGGCCTGGCCTACTGGCTCGAATTGCTGCCACTGCCCTGGTTTCAACTGGCGGCGACGCTCGCATGTTCAATGCTGCTGTGCGTGTTCACGGCGATTCGCCTGCGCACCTCGTGGCCGGTGACCGAGCTCGAATACGCCGTGCAACTGGCCTGTGACCTGTTTATCCACAGTGCCTTGCTGTATTTCTCCGGCGGCTCGACCAACCCCTTCGTCTCTTATTACCTGGTGCCGCTGACCATTGCCGCCGTGACGTTGCCATGGCGTTATTCGGTGATCCTGTCGGGTATCGCGCTGACGATGTACACGCTGTTGCTGGCGCAGTTCTACCCGCTGCAAACCTTCCCGATCGCTCGTGAAAACCTGCAGGTGTACGGGATGTGGTTGAGCTTCGCCCTTGCCGCCGCAGTGATCACCTTCTTCGCCGCGCGCATGGCCGAAGAGCTGCGTCGCCAGGAAGAGTTGCGCGCCATTCGTCGCGAAGAAGGCCTGCGCGATGAGCAACTGCTGGCCGTCGCCACCCAGGCCGCCGGTGCGGCCCATGAGCTGGGCACGCCGCTGGCAACCATGAGTGTGCTACTCAAGGAAATGCGTCAGGACCACCATGATCCGATGTTGCAGGACGACCTGAGCGTGCTGCAGGATCAGGTCAAGCTGTGCAAGCAAACCTTGCAGCAACTGGTGCGCGCCGCCGAGGCCAATCGTCGGTTGGCGGTGGAGATGCAGGACGTCACCGATTGGCTCGATGAAGCCCTCAATCGCTGGCACCTGATGCGCCCGGAAGCCAGTTATCGCTTCCAGCGCCTCGGCCAGGGCCCGGTCCCCCGCATGGCGCCGCCGCCGGATCTGACCCAGGCTTTGCTGAACCTGTTGAACAACGCTGCCGATGCCTGCCCCGAAGGGCTGCAAGTGACGCTGGACTGGGATTGGGAAAACCTCACCATCAGCATCCGTGACCATGGCGCCGGTGTGCCGCTGGCCATCGCCGAGCAAATCGGCAAGCCGTTTTTTACCACCAAGGGCAAAGGCTTCGGCCTGGGCCTGTTTTTGAGCAAGGCCAGCGTGACACGCGCCGGCGGCTCAGTGAAACTCTACAGTCATGAGGAAGGTGGCACGCTCACCGAGCTGCGCCTGCCCCGTGTCGCCCGAGGAGACGAACATGAGTGA
- a CDS encoding response regulator transcription factor: MSEEIQVEGEELPHLLLVDDDATFTRVMARAMARRGFRVSTAGSAEEGLELAKADLPDYAALDLKMDGDSGLVLLPKLLEMDPEMRVVILTGYSSIATAVEAIKRGACNYLCKPADADDVLAALLSEHADLDSLVPENPMSVDRLQWEHIQRVLTEHEGNISATARALGMHRRTLQRKLQKRPVRR, encoded by the coding sequence ATGAGTGAAGAGATCCAAGTCGAAGGCGAAGAACTGCCGCATTTGTTGCTGGTCGATGACGACGCCACATTCACCCGCGTTATGGCCCGCGCCATGGCTCGCCGCGGTTTTCGCGTCAGCACTGCCGGTTCCGCCGAGGAAGGCCTGGAGCTGGCCAAGGCCGATCTGCCGGATTACGCCGCCCTGGACCTGAAGATGGACGGCGACTCCGGCCTGGTGCTGCTGCCCAAGTTGCTGGAAATGGACCCGGAAATGCGCGTGGTGATCCTCACCGGCTATTCGAGCATCGCCACCGCCGTCGAGGCGATCAAGCGCGGTGCCTGCAACTACCTGTGCAAACCGGCGGACGCCGACGACGTGTTGGCGGCGCTGCTTTCCGAACACGCCGACCTCGACAGCCTGGTGCCGGAAAACCCGATGTCCGTGGACCGCCTGCAGTGGGAGCACATCCAGCGCGTGCTGACCGAGCACGAAGGCAACATCTCCGCCACGGCCCGTGCCCTGGGCATGCACCGCCGCACCCTGCAGCGCAAACTGCAGAAGCGTCCCGTTCGCCGCTGA
- a CDS encoding ABC transporter ATP-binding protein/permease translates to MNQNAEYSAVNDAVRGQFFRKVWAMITPYWRSEEKVKAWTLLIAVIALSLISVGISVWFNTWYKDFYNALQKKDEAAFWQLILYFCAIAAVAIIGAVYRLYLTQMLTIRWRAWLTEKHFTRWLGDKNYYQLEQGGYTDNPDQRISEDLNSFTSNTLELGIGLLRNIVSLVSFSIILWGVSGSIEVFGITIPGYMFWCVLVYAVVGSWLTHLIGRRLIGLNNQQQRFEADLRFSMVRIRENAESIALYNGEPNENRRLSSRFGMVWHNFWDIMKVSKRLTFFTAGYSQAAIIFPFMVAAPRYLSGKIELGELMQISSAFGNVQESFSWFISAYQSLASWRATCDRLLSFHQAMRDNEERAPAIDVQNSGSMLKVHNLGLDLAEGRHLLTNADMTVKEGERVMLSGRSGSGKSTLLRAMGHLWPTGHGSIRLPSARYLFLPQKPYLPIGTLRDVLSYPQPGDTYPNERYAQVLETCRLPHLIARLDEANHWQRMLSPGEQQRLAFARALLYAPQWLYMDEATSAMDEEDEATLYQALIDELPGLSIVSVGHRSSLKRFHPRHIRIENGHLVDQAVTA, encoded by the coding sequence ATGAATCAGAACGCTGAGTATTCCGCGGTCAACGACGCCGTGCGCGGGCAGTTTTTTCGCAAAGTGTGGGCGATGATCACGCCTTACTGGCGTAGTGAAGAGAAGGTCAAGGCCTGGACACTGTTGATCGCGGTGATTGCGCTGTCGCTGATCAGCGTGGGGATCTCGGTGTGGTTCAACACCTGGTACAAGGACTTCTACAACGCCCTGCAAAAGAAGGACGAGGCCGCGTTCTGGCAACTGATCCTGTACTTCTGCGCGATTGCGGCGGTGGCGATCATCGGCGCGGTGTACCGACTGTACCTGACGCAGATGCTGACGATCCGCTGGCGAGCATGGCTCACCGAAAAGCATTTCACCCGCTGGCTGGGTGACAAAAACTACTACCAGCTGGAGCAGGGCGGTTACACCGATAACCCTGACCAGCGGATTTCCGAAGACCTCAACAGCTTCACCTCCAACACCCTTGAGCTGGGTATCGGGCTGCTGCGCAATATCGTCAGCCTGGTGTCGTTCTCGATCATTCTGTGGGGGGTGTCGGGCAGCATTGAAGTATTCGGCATCACCATTCCCGGCTACATGTTCTGGTGCGTACTGGTTTACGCAGTGGTCGGCAGTTGGTTGACGCATTTGATCGGTCGTCGCCTGATCGGCCTGAACAACCAGCAACAACGCTTCGAAGCCGACCTGCGTTTCTCCATGGTGCGAATTCGCGAGAATGCCGAAAGCATCGCGTTGTACAACGGCGAGCCGAACGAAAATCGTCGGTTGAGCAGCCGCTTCGGGATGGTCTGGCATAACTTCTGGGACATCATGAAAGTGTCCAAGCGCCTGACGTTCTTCACCGCCGGTTACAGTCAGGCCGCCATCATCTTCCCCTTCATGGTTGCCGCGCCGCGTTACCTTTCCGGCAAGATCGAACTGGGCGAACTGATGCAAATCAGCTCGGCATTCGGCAATGTGCAGGAAAGCTTCAGCTGGTTTATCAGTGCGTACCAGAGCCTCGCTTCCTGGCGCGCCACCTGCGATCGTCTGCTGAGTTTCCATCAGGCCATGCGTGACAACGAAGAGCGTGCGCCGGCCATCGACGTACAGAATTCGGGCTCGATGCTGAAGGTGCACAACCTCGGCCTCGACCTGGCTGAAGGTCGTCACCTGCTGACCAACGCCGACATGACCGTGAAGGAGGGCGAGCGTGTGATGCTCAGCGGTCGTTCCGGCAGCGGCAAGTCGACCCTGCTGCGGGCGATGGGACATCTGTGGCCGACCGGCCACGGCAGTATTCGCCTGCCATCGGCGCGCTACCTGTTCCTGCCGCAAAAACCGTATTTGCCGATTGGCACCCTGCGTGATGTCCTGAGTTATCCACAGCCGGGCGATACCTATCCGAACGAGCGCTACGCGCAGGTGCTGGAAACCTGCCGCTTGCCGCACCTGATTGCCCGTCTCGACGAAGCCAACCACTGGCAGCGCATGTTGTCGCCGGGTGAGCAGCAGCGCCTGGCCTTTGCCCGTGCGCTGCTTTATGCACCGCAATGGCTGTACATGGACGAAGCCACCTCGGCGATGGACGAAGAAGACGAGGCCACGCTGTATCAGGCGCTGATCGATGAGTTGCCGGGGCTGAGCATCGTCAGCGTCGGCCATCGCAGCAGCCTGAAGCGCTTCCATCCGCGGCACATTCGTATCGAGAATGGCCATCTTGTGGACCAGGCTGTGACCGCCTGA
- a CDS encoding FadR/GntR family transcriptional regulator, whose amino-acid sequence MENPNDAPRLPRKRRSLAQELVTVLSEQIRDGHLKRGDKLPTESAIMDAHGVSRTVVREAISRLQAAGQVETRHGIGTFVLDTPSPSGFRIDPATVVTLRDVLAILELRISLEVESAGLAAQRRSPEQLANMRAALDALNESAAHASDAVASDFAFHLEIALSTGNRYFTDIMTHLGTSIIPRTRLNSARLAHDDQQHYMSRLGREHEEIYDAIARQDSDAARAAMRLHLTNSRERLRHAHEEAEAQRG is encoded by the coding sequence ATGGAAAACCCGAACGACGCACCACGCCTCCCACGCAAGCGCCGCAGCCTCGCTCAGGAACTGGTGACGGTGCTGTCCGAGCAGATCCGCGACGGTCATCTCAAGCGTGGCGACAAGTTGCCCACCGAGTCGGCCATCATGGATGCCCATGGTGTCAGCCGCACGGTGGTGCGCGAGGCGATTTCCCGTTTGCAGGCGGCAGGGCAAGTGGAAACCCGCCACGGTATCGGTACCTTCGTGCTCGACACGCCGAGCCCGAGCGGTTTCCGTATCGACCCGGCGACTGTGGTGACCCTGCGGGATGTGCTGGCGATCCTGGAGCTGCGCATCAGCCTGGAAGTGGAGTCCGCCGGGCTGGCGGCGCAACGTCGCAGTCCGGAACAGTTGGCCAACATGCGCGCTGCCCTCGATGCGTTGAATGAAAGCGCCGCTCACGCCAGTGACGCCGTGGCTTCGGACTTCGCCTTCCACCTTGAAATCGCGCTGTCCACCGGCAACCGCTATTTCACCGACATCATGACCCACCTGGGCACCAGCATCATTCCACGCACACGGCTGAACTCCGCGCGCCTGGCTCATGACGACCAGCAGCACTACATGAGTCGCCTGGGTCGTGAGCATGAGGAAATCTACGACGCCATTGCCCGTCAGGATTCCGATGCGGCGCGGGCCGCCATGCGTTTGCACCTGACCAACAGCCGTGAGCGGTTGCGTCATGCCCATGAAGAGGCTGAGGCGCAGCGCGGGTAA
- the kdgD gene encoding 5-dehydro-4-deoxyglucarate dehydratase, with amino-acid sequence MNPQELKSILSSGLLSFPVTDFNAQGDFNRAGYIKRLEWLAPYGASALFAAGGTGEFFSLAASEYSEIIKTAVDTCATSVPILAGVGGSTRQAIEYAQEAERLGAKGLLLLPHYLTEASQDGVAAHVEAVCKSVNIGVVVYNRNVCRLTAPLLERLAERCPNLIGYKDGLGDIELMVSIRRRLGDRFSYLGGLPTAEVYAAAYKALGVPVYSSAVFNFIPKTAMDFYHAIAREDHATVGKIIDDFFLPYLDIRNRKAGYAVSIVKAGAKIAGYDAGPVRAPLTDLTGEEYEMLAALIDKQGAQ; translated from the coding sequence ATGAATCCACAAGAACTGAAGTCCATCCTCTCTTCCGGTCTGCTGTCTTTCCCGGTTACCGATTTCAATGCGCAGGGCGACTTCAACCGCGCTGGCTATATCAAGCGTCTGGAATGGCTGGCCCCATACGGCGCCTCGGCGCTGTTCGCCGCGGGCGGCACCGGTGAGTTCTTCTCTCTGGCGGCCAGCGAATATTCGGAAATCATCAAGACTGCGGTCGACACCTGCGCCACCAGCGTGCCAATCCTGGCCGGTGTGGGCGGTTCGACCCGCCAGGCCATCGAATACGCTCAGGAAGCCGAGCGTCTGGGCGCCAAGGGCCTGTTGCTGCTGCCGCACTACCTGACCGAAGCCAGCCAGGACGGCGTTGCCGCCCACGTTGAGGCTGTGTGCAAATCGGTCAACATCGGCGTGGTGGTCTACAACCGTAACGTCTGCCGCCTGACCGCGCCGCTGCTGGAACGTCTGGCCGAGCGCTGCCCGAACCTGATCGGCTACAAGGATGGCCTGGGTGATATCGAGTTGATGGTGTCGATCCGTCGCCGCCTCGGTGATCGCTTCAGCTACCTGGGTGGCTTGCCGACCGCCGAAGTCTACGCCGCGGCCTACAAGGCGCTGGGCGTACCGGTCTACTCCTCGGCGGTGTTCAACTTCATTCCGAAAACCGCGATGGACTTCTACCACGCGATCGCTCGTGAAGATCACGCCACCGTCGGCAAGATCATCGACGACTTCTTCCTGCCGTACCTGGACATCCGTAACCGCAAGGCCGGCTATGCCGTGAGCATCGTCAAGGCCGGGGCAAAAATTGCCGGCTACGACGCAGGTCCTGTGCGTGCACCGCTGACCGACCTGACCGGCGAAGAGTACGAAATGCTCGCCGCGCTGATCGACAAGCAGGGCGCCCAGTAA
- a CDS encoding aldehyde dehydrogenase family protein, with protein sequence MADSKRFDNYINGEWVAGGDYSTNINPSELSDAIGDYAKADLAQVHAAIDAARAAFPAWSTSGIQARHDSLDKVGTEILARREELGTLLAREEGKTLPEAIGEVTRAGNIFKFFAGECLRLSGDYLPSVRPGVNVEVTREALGVVGLITPWNFPIAIPAWKIAPALAYGNCVVLKPADLVPGCAWALAEIISRAGFPAGVFNLVMGSGRVVGDALVHSPKVDGISFTGSVGVGRQIAVSCVSRQAKVQLEMGGKNPQIILDDADLKQAVELSVQSAFYSTGQRCTASSRFIVTAGIHDRFVEAMAERMKSIKVGHALKAGTDIGPVVSQAQLEQDMKYIDIGQSEGARLVSGGGLVTCDTEGYFLAPTLFADSEASMRISQEEIFGPVANIVRVADYEAALAMANDTEFGLSAGIATTSLKYANHFKRHSQAGMVMVNLPTAGVDYHVPFGGRKGSSYGSREQGRYAQEFYTVVKTSYIGS encoded by the coding sequence GTGGCTGATTCAAAGCGTTTCGATAACTACATCAACGGTGAATGGGTTGCCGGTGGCGACTATTCGACCAACATCAACCCGTCCGAACTGAGCGACGCCATCGGCGACTACGCCAAGGCTGACCTGGCTCAGGTCCACGCCGCCATCGACGCCGCCCGTGCTGCGTTCCCGGCCTGGTCCACTTCCGGCATTCAGGCGCGTCACGATTCCCTGGACAAAGTCGGTACTGAAATCCTCGCCCGTCGCGAAGAACTCGGCACCCTGCTGGCCCGGGAAGAGGGCAAGACCCTGCCTGAAGCCATCGGCGAAGTGACCCGCGCCGGCAATATCTTCAAGTTCTTCGCCGGTGAATGCTTGCGCCTGTCCGGCGACTACCTGCCGTCGGTGCGTCCGGGCGTCAACGTTGAAGTCACTCGCGAAGCCTTGGGCGTGGTCGGTCTGATCACCCCGTGGAACTTCCCGATCGCCATCCCGGCATGGAAAATCGCCCCGGCCCTGGCCTACGGCAACTGCGTCGTGCTGAAACCCGCGGACCTGGTTCCGGGTTGCGCCTGGGCCTTGGCCGAAATCATCTCCCGCGCAGGCTTCCCGGCCGGTGTGTTCAACCTGGTGATGGGCAGCGGTCGCGTGGTTGGCGATGCGCTGGTCCACAGCCCGAAAGTCGATGGCATCAGCTTCACAGGTTCCGTGGGCGTGGGTCGTCAGATCGCCGTCAGCTGCGTATCGCGCCAGGCCAAGGTCCAGTTGGAAATGGGTGGCAAGAACCCGCAGATCATTCTTGACGACGCCGACCTCAAGCAAGCAGTCGAGTTGTCGGTACAGAGCGCGTTCTACTCCACTGGCCAGCGTTGCACCGCTTCCAGCCGCTTTATCGTCACCGCTGGCATCCACGACCGGTTCGTCGAAGCCATGGCCGAGCGCATGAAGTCGATCAAGGTCGGTCACGCGCTGAAAGCCGGCACCGACATTGGTCCGGTGGTTTCCCAGGCCCAGCTTGAACAGGACATGAAGTACATCGACATCGGCCAGTCCGAAGGTGCGCGTCTGGTCAGCGGCGGTGGTCTGGTGACGTGCGACACCGAGGGCTACTTCCTCGCGCCAACCCTGTTTGCCGACAGCGAAGCTTCGATGCGCATCAGCCAGGAAGAGATCTTCGGCCCGGTGGCCAACATCGTCCGCGTCGCCGATTACGAAGCCGCGCTGGCCATGGCCAACGACACCGAGTTCGGGCTGTCGGCGGGCATCGCTACCACGTCCTTGAAGTACGCCAACCACTTCAAGCGCCACTCCCAGGCCGGGATGGTGATGGTCAACCTGCCGACCGCCGGTGTGGATTACCACGTTCCGTTCGGTGGGCGTAAAGGTTCATCCTATGGATCACGTGAGCAAGGTCGCTATGCGCAAGAGTTCTACACGGTCGTGAAGACCTCTTACATCGGTTCGTAA
- a CDS encoding MFS transporter, protein MQSTQKPTHVRYLILLMLFLVTTINYADRATIAIAGSSLQKDLGIDAVTLGYIFSAFGWAYVAGQIPGGWLLDRFGSKKIYALSIFTWSLFTVLQGYVGEFGMSTAVVALFMLRFLVGLAEAPSFPGNARIVAAWFPTAERGTASAIFNSAQYFATVLFAPLMGWIVYSFGWQHVFIVMGVIGIIFSGIWLKVIYSPRQHPMINEAEFKHIADNGGMVDMDQDKGKGKKTDGPKWDYIRQLLTNRMMLGVYLGQYCINGITYFFLTWFPVYLVQERGMTILKAGFIASLPAICGFIGGVLGGVISDYLLRKGHSLTFARKAPIIAGLLVSSSIVACNYVDVEWMVVGFMALAFFGKGVGALGWAVVSDTSPKQIAGLSGGLFNTFGNIASITTPIVIGYIISSTGSFKWALVFVGCNALVAVFSYLVIVGPIKRVVLKEPPANGSEAPGKLSQAHS, encoded by the coding sequence ATGCAATCGACTCAGAAGCCGACTCACGTCCGCTATTTGATCCTGCTCATGCTTTTCCTCGTGACCACGATCAATTACGCCGACCGGGCTACCATCGCAATCGCCGGCTCCAGCCTGCAAAAAGACCTCGGCATCGACGCCGTTACCCTCGGCTACATCTTCTCCGCATTCGGTTGGGCCTACGTGGCCGGGCAAATTCCCGGTGGCTGGCTGCTGGACCGTTTCGGCTCGAAAAAAATCTATGCACTGAGCATCTTTACCTGGTCGCTGTTCACCGTGCTGCAGGGTTATGTCGGCGAGTTCGGCATGTCCACCGCCGTGGTCGCGCTGTTCATGCTGCGCTTTTTGGTGGGCCTGGCTGAGGCGCCATCCTTCCCGGGTAACGCACGTATCGTGGCGGCCTGGTTCCCGACCGCTGAACGCGGCACTGCCTCGGCGATCTTCAACTCGGCGCAGTACTTCGCCACTGTGTTGTTCGCACCGCTGATGGGCTGGATCGTCTACAGCTTCGGCTGGCAGCACGTGTTCATCGTCATGGGCGTGATCGGCATCATCTTCTCCGGGATCTGGCTGAAAGTGATCTACAGCCCGCGCCAGCACCCGATGATCAACGAGGCCGAGTTCAAGCACATCGCCGACAACGGCGGCATGGTCGACATGGACCAGGACAAGGGCAAAGGCAAAAAGACCGACGGTCCGAAATGGGACTACATCCGCCAGCTGCTGACCAATCGCATGATGCTCGGCGTGTATCTGGGCCAGTACTGCATCAACGGCATCACCTACTTCTTCCTGACCTGGTTCCCGGTGTACCTGGTGCAGGAACGCGGCATGACCATTCTCAAGGCCGGTTTCATCGCGTCCTTGCCGGCGATCTGCGGCTTCATCGGTGGTGTGCTCGGCGGGGTGATTTCCGATTATCTGCTGCGCAAAGGCCATTCCCTGACCTTCGCCCGCAAGGCGCCGATCATCGCTGGGCTGCTGGTTTCCAGCAGCATCGTGGCGTGCAACTACGTCGACGTAGAATGGATGGTCGTCGGCTTCATGGCCCTGGCGTTCTTCGGTAAAGGCGTAGGCGCATTGGGCTGGGCGGTGGTGTCCGACACCTCGCCGAAGCAGATCGCCGGTCTGAGCGGTGGCCTGTTCAACACCTTCGGTAACATTGCGTCGATCACCACCCCGATCGTGATCGGCTACATCATTAGCTCCACCGGGTCGTTCAAATGGGCGCTGGTGTTCGTCGGTTGCAACGCTTTGGTCGCGGTGTTCAGCTATCTGGTGATCGTGGGCCCGATCAAGCGCGTGGTGCTCAAAGAGCCACCAGCGAACGGTTCTGAAGCCCCTGGCAAATTGTCTCAAGCGCATTCCTGA